The following proteins are encoded in a genomic region of Anticarsia gemmatalis isolate Benzon Research Colony breed Stoneville strain chromosome 17, ilAntGemm2 primary, whole genome shotgun sequence:
- the LOC142979978 gene encoding uncharacterized protein LOC142979978, translated as MSCVSSSAMSQDPLQFFPVERWSELQSAFKQDWPRSVTGYTALKTQKNLIEKGFGYGFKVYCPFGDVWNGMVAINDKDQFYEIIIQCPRDDTQKLEDALKRTKVIDWERSIIIPFAPYHVIECVQRALDCLDNNVRMELLPSKKFVLDKAKMYEDVSLPPNITFDLITTEHNDIDFIDSTWPHRYPNSPRYFEMLISTKSGYGLFEDNKLISWVFFNESGNLLHMYTIESHRKKGFAELLLKLVCNISMEKGDPVCAYCLLTNQKACQLYRKLNFEQSFPVKAAAWCYLNKKVD; from the exons ATGAGTTGTGTTAGTTCTAGTGCTATGTCTCAAGACCCATTGCAGTTTTTTCCTGTGGAAAGATGGAGCGAACTCCAATCTGCGTTCAAACAAGACTGGCCACGTAGTGTTACGGGATACACTGCGTTAAAAACTCAAAAGAATTTAATAGAAAAGGGATTTGGTTATGGTTTTAAAGTGTATTGCCCTTTCGGCGATGTGTGGAACGGAATGGTAGCTATCAATGACAAG GATCaattttacgaaataataattcaatgtcCACGAGACGATACCCAAAAGCTTGAGGACGCTCTAAAAAGGACCAAAGTAATAGACTGGGAGAGATCTATTATAATACCATTTGCCCCCTACCACGTGATAGAGTGTGTGCAGAGGGCCTTGGACTGCTTAGACAATAACGTTCGTATGGAGTTATTGCCTTCAAAGAAGTTTGTGTTGGATAAAGCGAAGATGTATGAGGATGTgag CCTTCCACCCAACATCACATTCGACCTCATAACAACAGAACACAATGACATCGACTTCATAGACTCCACATGGCCACACCGGTACCCCAACTCTCCCCGGTACTTCGAAATGCTCATCAGCACCAAATCTGGCTACGGACTCTTCGAAGACAACAAGCTGATCTCATGGGTCTTTTTCAACGAGTCTGGAAATCTCCTTCACATGTATACTATAGAGAGTCACAGAAAAAAAGGCTTTGCTGAACTCCTTTTGAAGTTAGTTTGTAATATTTCGATGGAGAAAGGTGATCCTGTGTGCGCGTATTGTCTGCTCACTAATCAAAAAGCTTGCCAGTTGTATAGGAAACTTAATTTTGAGCAGTCTTTTCCCGTGAAGGCGGCTGCGtggtgttatttaaataaaaaggttgattga
- the LOC142979827 gene encoding uncharacterized protein LOC142979827, translated as MMCEDQDPLHYLPRERWSELQSAFKSDWPRGVAGFTALDTQSRWVEPRIDYDFKVYCPFGDVTNGMVALNVKDQFYEVIIQCPSDNTDKLRKALTKTKLIDWNQTVVVPYAPRNVIDCLQSAVKDIDVELTVHRLLETYVREELFEDVSLPPSLTFGPVTMEHLDLVDSTWPNRYPNSPWHFELLIKTNSGFGLFHNNTLICWVFFKEVGPLQHLYTLEEHRKKGYAELLMKLASNIWMKEGKQVISFCFKDNVNACKLYEKLGFFKSDPVAWCYLNEKENK; from the exons ATGATGTGTGAAGATCAGGATCCCTTACATTACCTGCCCCGGGAACGTTGGAGCGAACTCCAGAGTGCATTCAAGTCAGACTGGCCGCGAGGCGTGGCGGGATTCACTGCACTTGACACACAGAGCCGGTGGGTGGAACCACGCATCGATTACGACTTCAAAGTTTATTGCCCTTTCGGAGATGTGACGAATGGCATGGTCGCTCTTAATGTAAAg GATCAATTCTATGAAGTAATAATCCAATGTCCAAGCGACAACACAGACAAGCTGAGGAAAGCGTTGACAAAAACAAAGCTAATAGATTGGAACCAAACAGTCGTAGTACCTTATGCACCAAGAAATGTGATCGATTGTCTTCAGAGTGCTGTAAAAGATATAGACGTAGAGTTGACTGTACATAGGCTGTTAGAAACATATGTACGGGAGGAATTGTTCGAAGATGTCAG tctCCCACCAAGCCTTACCTTCGGTCCAGTTACAATGGAACACCTCGACCTAGTAGACTCAACATGGCCGAATCGCTACCCAAATTCTCCATGGCACTTTGAACTCCTAATCAAGACGAACTCCGGCTTCGGCCTGTTCCATAACAACACCCTCATCTGCTGGGTATTCTTCAAGGAAGTAGGACCTTTACAGCATCTTTACACTTTAGAAGAACATAGGAAGAAAGGTTACGCTGAACTGTTGATGAAACTGGCCAGTAATATTTGGATGAAGGAAGGGAAACAAGTGATTTCTTTCTGCTTCAAAGACAATGTGAATGCCtgtaaattgtatgaaaaacttgGATTTTTTAAATCCGATCCTGTTGCGTGGTGTTACTTGaatgaaaaggaaaataaataa